The following proteins are co-located in the Phycisphaerae bacterium genome:
- a CDS encoding NYN domain-containing protein codes for MLIIDGYNLLRTVQNLTEHSSEITDVQICRIINEYLYRTKKKGCLVFDGIGPKDKSPFNNLFFLEITFSGTSREADDIIETMIVESSAPKSLIVVSSDRRIKRAAEKRKATAVDSVDFWTEVIKTLEKKRKRKLEPQAKFTGITEAETEYWLREFGLLK; via the coding sequence GTGCTGATAATTGACGGTTATAATTTGCTGCGGACCGTGCAGAATCTGACAGAGCATTCCTCAGAAATCACCGATGTTCAGATTTGCCGGATAATAAACGAATATCTTTACAGAACAAAAAAGAAAGGCTGTCTCGTCTTTGACGGAATCGGGCCGAAAGACAAATCGCCTTTCAATAATTTATTTTTTCTGGAAATAACTTTTTCCGGCACCAGCCGCGAAGCTGACGATATTATTGAAACGATGATTGTCGAAAGCAGCGCCCCGAAAAGTCTTATCGTCGTCAGCAGCGACAGACGGATTAAAAGAGCGGCTGAAAAAAGAAAAGCGACCGCCGTCGATTCTGTCGATTTCTGGACGGAGGTAATTAAAACACTTGAGAAAAAAAGAAAAAGGAAATTAGAGCCGCAGGCAAAATTTACAGGTATAACCGAAGCCGAAACGGAATACTGGCTGAGGGAATTTGGTCTTTTAAAATAA
- a CDS encoding ribulokinase has product MAYTIGLDYGTNSVRCVVVNTKNGDEIGTAVFSYPSGKDGIILDHSDANVARQNPADYIKGIEISVKNALIQAKKNDKNFSADKIIGFGVDTTGSTPIPVDKNGTPLSELAKFKNNPNAMAWLWKDHTGYAEAAQITALAKKLYPEYLAKCGGTYSSEWFFSKILHCLNIDKKVFDAAYSWVECSDYIPAVLVGDTKPENLKCSRCAAGHKAMFSEEWGGLPAKSFLSKLNPKLGALRERLYKKTYTVETAAGGLSKEWAKKLGLAENIPVAVGAFDAHLGAVGSGVKNGTLVKIIGTSTCDILVSPKKGKLKDIPGVCGIVDGSVLPNFWGLEAGQSAVGDIFNWFVNYIQPGGKIEGSHEELTKKAAKLKPAQSGLLALDWNNGNRTILVDQRLTGLLIGQTLHTKPEEIYRALIEATAFGALTIFNRFEEYGVKINEVVNCGGIAEKNPMVMQIYADITGREMKVSRSSQSCALGSAIAAAVIAGKKAGGFDNFASAQSAMCGVKKKTYKPNAKNHKVYAELYKLYKKLHDAFGIKDNKIVLSDVMKKLLEIKEKVNK; this is encoded by the coding sequence ATGGCTTACACAATCGGACTTGACTACGGAACAAATTCCGTAAGATGCGTTGTAGTTAATACAAAAAATGGCGATGAAATAGGAACCGCTGTCTTTTCGTACCCATCGGGCAAAGATGGCATCATACTCGACCATTCAGACGCGAATGTCGCAAGACAAAATCCGGCTGATTATATAAAAGGTATCGAGATAAGCGTAAAAAACGCATTGATACAGGCGAAGAAAAACGATAAAAATTTTTCAGCAGATAAAATTATCGGCTTCGGCGTCGATACAACAGGTTCTACGCCGATTCCTGTCGATAAAAACGGCACTCCCCTTTCTGAGCTGGCTAAATTCAAAAATAACCCCAACGCGATGGCATGGCTTTGGAAAGACCATACAGGATACGCTGAGGCGGCGCAGATTACCGCCCTTGCGAAAAAACTTTATCCTGAATATCTTGCCAAGTGCGGCGGAACATATTCATCCGAATGGTTCTTCAGCAAAATACTGCATTGCCTCAACATCGATAAAAAAGTTTTCGACGCTGCGTATAGCTGGGTCGAATGCTCAGACTATATCCCTGCTGTTCTTGTCGGCGACACCAAACCTGAAAATCTGAAGTGCAGCAGATGCGCAGCGGGACATAAGGCGATGTTCAGCGAAGAATGGGGCGGACTGCCCGCAAAAAGTTTTCTGAGCAAACTCAATCCCAAGCTCGGCGCATTGCGAGAGAGGCTCTACAAAAAAACTTATACCGTCGAGACTGCCGCAGGCGGACTTTCAAAAGAATGGGCAAAAAAACTCGGACTTGCTGAAAATATTCCTGTCGCTGTCGGTGCATTCGATGCACATCTTGGAGCGGTAGGCAGCGGCGTCAAGAATGGTACGCTCGTAAAGATAATAGGAACAAGCACCTGCGACATTCTCGTAAGCCCGAAAAAAGGCAAATTAAAAGATATACCCGGCGTTTGCGGAATCGTTGACGGCTCGGTACTGCCGAATTTCTGGGGTCTGGAAGCGGGACAATCGGCTGTCGGAGATATCTTTAACTGGTTCGTAAATTATATCCAGCCGGGCGGGAAAATCGAAGGCTCGCACGAAGAACTGACAAAAAAAGCCGCGAAATTAAAACCTGCCCAGTCGGGCCTGCTCGCACTGGACTGGAACAACGGCAACAGGACAATTCTCGTTGACCAGAGATTGACAGGATTACTTATCGGCCAAACACTTCATACAAAGCCGGAAGAAATTTATCGCGCACTGATTGAGGCGACAGCTTTCGGCGCCTTGACAATTTTTAACCGTTTCGAAGAATACGGAGTAAAAATAAATGAGGTCGTCAACTGCGGCGGCATCGCAGAGAAAAATCCGATGGTAATGCAGATTTACGCGGATATTACCGGCAGGGAAATGAAGGTCTCACGTTCATCGCAAAGCTGTGCGCTGGGTTCGGCAATCGCAGCGGCGGTAATCGCAGGCAAAAAGGCAGGCGGTTTTGATAATTTCGCCTCGGCACAATCCGCGATGTGCGGCGTAAAGAAAAAAACATATAAGCCAAACGCGAAAAATCATAAAGTTTACGCAGAGCTTTATAAACTCTATAAAAAACTTCACGATGCCTTCGGCATAAAAGACAATAAAATTGTGCTTTCAGATGTTATGAAAAAATTGCTCGAAATTAAAGAAAAGGTCAATAAATAA
- the araD gene encoding L-ribulose-5-phosphate 4-epimerase AraD, producing MFEQLKKSVCKANLELQKQNLIIYSFGNVSGIDRKKGVVAIKPSGISYDKLTPAKIVLLDLQGNVIEGKLKPSSDTLTHLELYRIFSDIGGICHTHSTYATMWAQACREIPPLGTTGADYFYGAVPVTDCLTDSQIKNDYELNTGRIIAKRFKNIDPLQMPAILVACHGPFTWGESPEKAVENAVVLENTAKLAFGTVMLNLDITPISKLLLDKHYLRKHGKNAYYGQKT from the coding sequence ATGTTTGAACAATTAAAAAAATCCGTTTGCAAAGCAAATTTAGAACTTCAAAAACAAAACCTCATTATCTACAGCTTCGGTAACGTCAGCGGCATTGACCGTAAAAAAGGCGTTGTCGCCATAAAGCCCAGCGGAATATCTTATGATAAATTAACGCCCGCGAAAATCGTTCTACTCGATTTGCAGGGCAACGTAATCGAAGGCAAACTGAAACCATCATCGGATACGCTGACTCATCTCGAACTGTACCGGATATTTTCCGATATCGGAGGAATTTGTCATACACATTCGACATACGCGACGATGTGGGCACAGGCCTGCCGGGAGATTCCGCCGCTTGGTACGACCGGGGCCGATTATTTCTACGGAGCGGTGCCGGTTACGGATTGCTTAACCGATTCTCAAATCAAAAATGATTACGAACTCAATACCGGCAGGATAATAGCAAAGAGATTTAAAAATATCGACCCGCTTCAGATGCCGGCGATACTGGTCGCCTGTCACGGGCCGTTTACATGGGGCGAAAGTCCGGAAAAGGCCGTGGAAAATGCGGTAGTTTTGGAAAACACAGCCAAGCTTGCGTTCGGGACGGTAATGTTAAATCTGGATATAACGCCGATTTCGAAACTGCTGCTCGACAAGCATTATTTACGCAAGCACGGGAAAAACGCTTACTACGGGCAAAAAACTTGA
- a CDS encoding L-fucose/L-arabinose isomerase family protein, giving the protein MANKMTFGVIVGNRGFFPALLAKKGREDILNILKKNGYDAVCLTEKDTKFGSVETYSDAKKCAELFAKNADKIDGIIITLPNFGDEKGAAEVIKSCGLNVPILIQAESDDAAKMKVANRRDSFCGKISVCNNLRQSGVPFTLTKSHTVKVNSPEFKAELDEFAAVCRIVKGLKNVRFGAIGARTGAFNTVRYSEKILELAGVSVETLDLSEIFGRTEKLRENDKAVKDKLTAIKKYVSTKGIPNNALVRMAKFGCVVDCWIKELNLAGTAIQCWTSMEEFFGVVPCTVMSMMSQGLCPSACEVDITGLLGMYILQLAGNKPSALLDWNNNFGTNPDKCVLFHCSNLPKSFFRSAKMDYQAIIAGSVGKDNTYGTIVGRIAPNKATFCRVATDDTSGMMTAYTGQGEFTNDTINSFGGYGVMKIKNLQSLLKYICKAGFEHHVAVNLCSSADAITEALDNYLGWEIYRHQ; this is encoded by the coding sequence ATGGCAAACAAGATGACATTCGGAGTTATAGTCGGCAATAGAGGTTTTTTCCCGGCACTGCTGGCCAAAAAGGGCCGTGAGGATATACTGAACATACTTAAGAAAAACGGTTATGACGCTGTTTGTCTTACTGAAAAAGATACGAAGTTCGGAAGCGTCGAGACTTACAGCGACGCGAAAAAATGCGCGGAGCTGTTTGCCAAAAACGCTGATAAAATCGACGGCATAATAATAACGCTGCCTAATTTCGGCGATGAAAAAGGCGCCGCCGAGGTTATCAAAAGCTGCGGTCTGAATGTGCCGATTCTCATCCAGGCCGAATCTGACGACGCGGCAAAGATGAAGGTCGCAAACAGACGCGATTCATTCTGCGGAAAAATCAGCGTCTGCAACAATCTCAGGCAATCTGGAGTTCCATTCACCCTTACAAAATCACATACCGTTAAGGTAAACTCGCCGGAGTTTAAAGCGGAACTCGATGAGTTCGCCGCAGTTTGTCGAATTGTAAAGGGTCTTAAGAACGTAAGATTCGGGGCAATCGGCGCAAGAACAGGCGCATTCAATACAGTCCGTTACAGCGAAAAAATTCTCGAGCTTGCCGGGGTCTCGGTCGAAACACTCGATTTGTCGGAAATTTTCGGCAGAACTGAAAAATTAAGAGAAAACGACAAAGCCGTAAAGGACAAACTGACGGCGATAAAAAAATACGTCTCGACAAAAGGCATTCCGAATAACGCCCTTGTCAGGATGGCGAAATTCGGCTGCGTCGTCGATTGCTGGATTAAAGAACTTAATCTGGCCGGAACGGCGATTCAGTGCTGGACAAGTATGGAAGAATTTTTCGGCGTAGTACCGTGCACTGTTATGAGTATGATGAGTCAGGGACTTTGTCCAAGCGCCTGCGAAGTTGATATAACCGGCCTTTTGGGAATGTATATCCTGCAGCTTGCAGGAAACAAGCCGAGCGCACTGCTCGACTGGAACAATAACTTCGGAACCAATCCCGATAAATGCGTGCTGTTCCACTGCAGCAATCTGCCGAAATCATTTTTCAGGTCGGCAAAGATGGACTACCAGGCAATTATCGCAGGCTCGGTCGGAAAAGATAATACTTATGGAACTATTGTCGGAAGAATCGCTCCGAACAAGGCTACTTTCTGCAGGGTCGCGACAGACGATACGTCCGGCATGATGACGGCATATACCGGTCAGGGAGAATTCACCAACGATACAATAAACAGTTTCGGCGGCTACGGCGTTATGAAGATTAAAAACCTTCAGTCGCTCCTGAAATATATCTGCAAGGCCGGTTTCGAACATCATGTCGCGGTAAATCTCTGCTCCAGTGCCGATGCAATCACAGAAGCCCTTGATAATTATCTGGGCTGGGAAATTTACCGGCATCAATAA
- the aroA gene encoding 3-phosphoshikimate 1-carboxyvinyltransferase: MKLQASKSRLRGTIAIPASKSHTIRAVAIASLADGQSLIRNPLISDDALSAIKCYSLLGAKTDCSDKTCWKITGTCGRLNAPDKIIDVGNSGTTLRLAVGSAALLPKGKKATFTGDAQIQTRPIQPLLDSLNELGAKAGSLKNNGSAPVEIEGRLVGGKTTIECFTSQYLSSLLLAAPLAQKDTEIIVPLLNEPDYVKITLDWLDWQGIKYENQNMKRFIVKGGQNYKAFDKQIPADFSSATFFLCAAAILDADITITGLDFSDSQPDKAVVEYLKQMGAKIDITPDGVHIKSSRLKGVEIDMNRTPDALPAMAVTAAFARGTTKFLNVPQARKKETDRIKCMAEELTRLGAKVEELADGLIVHGSKLKAAVLNGRGDHRIVMALSLAAMGLDEPCTIGTAEAMNVTFPDFVKLMKQLGANINLA; encoded by the coding sequence ATGAAACTGCAGGCAAGTAAATCCCGATTAAGAGGCACCATCGCTATCCCCGCGTCCAAATCGCATACTATCCGCGCAGTCGCGATCGCGTCTTTGGCCGATGGTCAAAGTCTTATCAGGAACCCCCTGATTTCCGATGACGCATTAAGCGCTATAAAATGCTATAGCCTACTCGGAGCAAAAACAGACTGCTCGGATAAAACCTGCTGGAAAATTACCGGCACATGCGGAAGATTAAATGCTCCCGATAAAATTATCGACGTCGGCAATTCCGGCACAACGCTGCGATTAGCAGTCGGCTCGGCGGCTCTTTTGCCAAAGGGTAAAAAGGCAACTTTCACCGGCGACGCACAAATACAAACAAGACCGATACAGCCCCTGCTCGATTCGTTAAATGAACTCGGCGCAAAAGCAGGGAGTTTGAAAAATAACGGTTCGGCCCCTGTCGAAATCGAAGGCCGGCTCGTCGGCGGCAAAACAACAATCGAATGTTTCACAAGCCAGTATTTGAGCAGTCTGCTGCTTGCGGCACCATTGGCACAGAAAGACACTGAAATTATTGTGCCCCTGCTCAATGAGCCTGATTATGTGAAGATAACGCTCGACTGGCTCGACTGGCAGGGCATCAAATATGAAAATCAGAATATGAAGCGTTTTATTGTTAAAGGCGGACAGAATTACAAAGCCTTTGACAAACAGATTCCGGCAGATTTTTCGAGCGCGACATTTTTCCTTTGCGCCGCTGCGATACTCGATGCCGATATTACCATCACTGGCCTTGATTTTTCGGACAGCCAGCCGGACAAAGCCGTTGTCGAATATCTTAAACAGATGGGAGCGAAAATCGACATTACTCCTGACGGCGTTCATATAAAATCGAGCCGACTTAAAGGTGTCGAAATCGATATGAACAGAACGCCTGACGCTTTGCCTGCGATGGCGGTAACGGCGGCATTTGCCCGGGGAACTACAAAATTTCTGAATGTTCCGCAGGCAAGGAAAAAAGAAACCGACCGTATAAAATGTATGGCCGAGGAATTGACCAGGTTAGGCGCGAAAGTCGAAGAATTGGCGGACGGCCTGATAGTTCACGGCAGCAAATTAAAGGCAGCTGTTCTTAACGGCAGAGGCGACCACAGGATTGTAATGGCACTTTCTCTTGCGGCTATGGGGCTGGATGAACCCTGCACAATCGGCACAGCAGAGGCGATGAATGTAACATTTCCGGATTTCGTCAAATTAATGAAGCAACTGGGCGCAAATATAAATTTAGCTTGA
- a CDS encoding chorismate synthase, with the protein MLGCHFGRMFQVTVAGGSYQDGLTAVIQGHPPAMPITEQEIYGDLLLRKPGADELSSPRKEPDLPVIYTGINAADTVENANNKGLTNGTPLTILIPNLDRHFIHIKQYQDTNRTPRPGHASYASFMKYGPADDAIGAGIFSGRYSSTIVAAGYIAKKVLQKCGIEIFSFVRELAGIRCRQLDVSKAFKSTQNYKKMRRDLDPFYQELYVNGRINAEMRFLEKIAVLAEVEKEIDKIRNKTPKTNALEIEEKYGVHHILNCPDIETAEEMVSACSRISASGDSAGGVVEVVVKGVPAGLGEPVFDKLDAELGKMLGIGAVKGVEIGAGFAVKDMTGSQDNDQMHSEKGKVVFDSNNAGGITGGLSTGQDIVIRLAVKPTPTIDKQQRTVDKYTLENKMLAAITRRDPTIVARIWPVAENYTAMIILDNLLAHYGYQAVKQKFE; encoded by the coding sequence ATGTTAGGCTGTCATTTTGGACGGATGTTTCAGGTAACTGTAGCCGGAGGCTCGTATCAGGACGGATTAACCGCTGTAATACAGGGTCATCCCCCTGCCATGCCGATAACTGAACAGGAAATCTACGGCGATTTGCTTTTGCGGAAGCCCGGAGCCGATGAGCTTAGCTCGCCTCGCAAAGAACCCGACCTGCCGGTAATATATACCGGTATTAACGCCGCAGATACCGTTGAAAACGCCAATAACAAGGGACTAACCAACGGCACTCCGCTGACTATTCTTATTCCGAATCTCGACAGGCACTTTATCCATATAAAGCAGTATCAGGATACAAACCGTACACCTCGGCCGGGACATGCCTCTTACGCATCGTTTATGAAATACGGGCCTGCCGATGACGCCATTGGCGCAGGAATCTTCAGCGGAAGATATTCGTCAACTATCGTAGCGGCAGGTTATATCGCCAAAAAGGTGCTTCAGAAGTGCGGCATAGAGATTTTTAGTTTCGTCAGGGAACTTGCGGGCATACGATGCAGACAATTAGATGTTTCCAAAGCTTTCAAATCCACGCAGAACTATAAAAAGATGCGGCGGGACCTTGACCCGTTTTATCAGGAACTATATGTAAACGGCAGAATAAATGCCGAAATGCGATTTCTTGAAAAAATAGCTGTTCTTGCAGAGGTGGAAAAAGAAATCGATAAGATTCGCAATAAAACTCCGAAAACAAATGCTCTTGAAATAGAGGAAAAATACGGCGTACATCACATCCTAAACTGTCCCGACATAGAGACGGCAGAAGAAATGGTAAGTGCCTGCAGCAGGATTTCCGCAAGCGGTGATTCAGCGGGCGGCGTTGTGGAGGTTGTCGTCAAGGGCGTTCCTGCCGGTCTCGGAGAACCGGTTTTTGACAAGCTCGACGCCGAACTGGGGAAAATGCTCGGCATAGGAGCAGTAAAAGGCGTTGAAATAGGTGCGGGCTTTGCTGTAAAGGATATGACCGGCTCGCAGGATAACGACCAGATGCACTCGGAAAAGGGTAAAGTAGTATTCGATTCCAATAATGCCGGCGGTATAACCGGCGGACTTTCAACGGGACAGGATATAGTCATAAGACTTGCAGTAAAACCAACGCCGACAATCGATAAACAACAAAGAACCGTCGACAAATACACGCTTGAGAATAAAATGCTGGCCGCAATTACAAGAAGAGACCCTACAATTGTAGCACGAATCTGGCCGGTAGCTGAAAATTATACCGCGATGATTATTCTTGATAATCTGCTGGCGCATTACGGCTATCAAGCGGTAAAACAAAAATTCGAATAG
- the tsaB gene encoding tRNA (adenosine(37)-N6)-threonylcarbamoyltransferase complex dimerization subunit type 1 TsaB gives MTKSAIRHKILALALETTGRIGSVALGCDGDLSDEKTFSAPLRHSAELFDTTTELFKKFNQKANQTSHIYISIGPGSFTGIRISVAVAKMMSLAAQSKIVAVNTSDAMAMNVEDDSIGKIATIIDAKREQFFVAVFEKNNGSWQKILPDCMIKAGEFKEKFGGEPIWLLGEGLLYYAKKFETDNIKILDKEYWSPRASNVFRIGTQMAAEGKFANPVSLVPFYIRRPEAEENWEKKQVKSIS, from the coding sequence ATGACAAAATCAGCAATTAGACACAAAATATTAGCCCTGGCACTGGAAACCACCGGCAGAATCGGGTCTGTCGCCCTTGGGTGCGATGGAGATTTATCGGACGAAAAAACATTTTCTGCCCCGCTTCGTCATAGTGCCGAACTATTTGATACTACAACTGAACTATTTAAAAAGTTCAATCAAAAGGCTAACCAGACAAGCCATATCTACATTTCTATCGGTCCCGGCAGCTTTACCGGCATAAGAATTTCGGTGGCGGTCGCAAAAATGATGTCACTGGCGGCACAAAGTAAAATTGTCGCGGTAAACACAAGCGATGCGATGGCGATGAATGTCGAGGACGACAGTATCGGAAAAATTGCCACGATAATCGACGCCAAGCGTGAGCAGTTTTTCGTCGCGGTCTTTGAAAAAAACAACGGCTCATGGCAGAAGATTTTGCCGGACTGCATGATAAAGGCCGGAGAGTTCAAAGAAAAATTCGGCGGCGAGCCAATATGGCTGCTCGGCGAAGGTCTGCTTTACTACGCCAAAAAATTTGAGACAGACAATATTAAAATACTCGATAAGGAATACTGGTCGCCGAGAGCGTCAAATGTTTTCAGAATCGGAACACAAATGGCAGCGGAAGGAAAATTCGCCAACCCGGTCAGCCTTGTACCATTCTATATCCGCCGACCGGAAGCCGAAGAGAACTGGGAGAAAAAACAGGTTAAATCAATCAGCTAA
- the miaB gene encoding tRNA (N6-isopentenyl adenosine(37)-C2)-methylthiotransferase MiaB yields MKIFLRSFGCQMNKLDTNLVVNSFIQAGFEFTEEVGDADVVLVNTCSVRNHAEERVLSLLGHMKHIKKTNPHLVVAVFGCMAQRLKEDLLSHQAVNIVCGPLQIPELVNLVNKTIEQNTKLTAVSSDIRHKSSQQQSNQLDDFEYSYDSAENNLPAQAYVRVMRGCDKFCSYCVVPYVRGPEASRPPEKIVAQIKKLVDAGIKQVTLLGQTVNSYHYEKFSFADLLYEVSNIGGIEWIKFVTCYPKNFDERIFKTMIDLPKICRYLHIPAQSGSDKILKTMNRGYTCAQYLQIVDKAREIVPDIAIAGDFIVGFSGETDEDFQKTVELVEKAQYKNCYIFKYSPRPGTRADEKLADNVPMEVKKQRNIELLAVQEKISAELNKSFIGKTVKVLVEGISKKFHLDEAGKKEHPQLIGRTAGDYIVVFDGPANLAGRFADVNIDRTSALTLFGKLAD; encoded by the coding sequence CGAAGTTTTGGCTGTCAAATGAACAAGCTCGACACAAATCTGGTTGTTAACTCCTTTATACAGGCAGGTTTTGAATTTACCGAAGAAGTCGGAGACGCTGACGTTGTGCTTGTAAATACCTGCTCTGTCCGCAATCATGCCGAAGAAAGAGTACTTTCGCTTTTGGGGCATATGAAGCACATAAAGAAAACAAATCCTCATCTTGTCGTCGCTGTCTTCGGCTGTATGGCTCAAAGGTTAAAAGAGGATTTGCTCAGCCATCAGGCGGTTAATATTGTCTGCGGGCCGCTGCAGATACCTGAACTTGTAAATCTTGTAAACAAAACCATCGAGCAAAACACGAAATTAACTGCCGTCAGCAGTGATATCAGGCATAAATCTTCACAGCAGCAATCGAATCAGCTTGACGATTTTGAATATTCTTATGACTCAGCGGAAAATAATCTTCCCGCACAGGCGTATGTTCGTGTAATGCGGGGCTGCGACAAGTTCTGTTCATATTGTGTTGTGCCTTATGTAAGAGGCCCGGAAGCGTCGAGGCCGCCTGAAAAAATCGTTGCCCAAATTAAAAAACTTGTCGATGCGGGCATAAAACAGGTAACACTGCTCGGCCAAACGGTAAATTCATATCATTATGAAAAATTTTCATTCGCGGATTTGCTTTACGAAGTAAGCAATATAGGTGGTATTGAATGGATTAAGTTTGTTACCTGCTATCCAAAAAATTTTGACGAAAGAATTTTTAAGACGATGATTGACCTGCCGAAAATTTGCCGGTATCTGCACATACCCGCACAAAGCGGCTCGGACAAAATCCTCAAAACTATGAATCGCGGCTATACCTGCGCCCAATATCTTCAAATTGTAGACAAAGCAAGAGAGATTGTCCCTGATATCGCGATAGCGGGCGATTTTATTGTCGGGTTTTCGGGCGAAACCGATGAGGATTTTCAAAAAACTGTAGAGCTTGTCGAAAAGGCTCAATATAAAAATTGCTATATATTCAAATATTCGCCTCGTCCCGGCACAAGAGCCGATGAAAAACTGGCCGATAACGTGCCGATGGAAGTAAAAAAACAGAGGAATATCGAACTTCTTGCGGTTCAGGAAAAAATCAGTGCCGAACTAAACAAATCTTTCATTGGCAAAACTGTAAAAGTCCTCGTTGAAGGCATAAGCAAAAAATTTCATCTCGATGAAGCCGGCAAAAAGGAACATCCTCAGCTTATCGGCAGGACGGCAGGCGACTATATTGTTGTTTTTGACGGCCCGGCTAATCTGGCGGGGCGGTTTGCGGATGTAAATATTGACAGGACAAGTGCGTTAACACTTTTTGGTAAATTAGCTGATTGA